Below is a window of Candidatus Kinetoplastibacterium oncopeltii TCC290E DNA.
ATACCAATAGGCCATGAAAATGGTATAGCCTCTATTTTTAAATTATTCTCTACTTCTGATAATAGTTCTAATGGCTCTCTAACTTCTCTATCAAATTTGTTTATAAATGTGATAATAGGAGTTTTCCTGGATCTGCATATATCAAGAAGTCTTATTGTTTGTGATTCAATTCCATTAGCTGCATCTATGACCATTAATGCACCGTCAACCGCAGTCAAAACTCTATAGGTATCCTCAGAAAAATCTTGATGTCCAGGTGTATCTAGCAGGTTTATTATACAATCTCTATATTCTATTTGCATTACCGATGACGCTACTGAAATTCCTCTTTGTTTTTCTATTTCCATCCAATCAGAAGCTGCATAACGGGAAGATTTTCTAGATTTTACACTGCCAGCTATTTGTATAGCTCCAGCAAACAAAAGTATTTTTTCTGTAAGGGTAGTTTTTCCAGCATCAGGATGGGAAATTATAGCGAAAGTTCTTCTTCTTTTGACTTCTTTAGCAATAGCCTTCATTGCGTTTTCTTATAAATGATTTTGAATATTATAATTTTATTTAACTAGCAAATATCTAATAAACAAAAAAGACCAGAGAAAAGGATTTAACAGTAAAATTTGGCTCCCCGAGCTGGACTCGAACCAGCGACCTGCGGATTAACAGTCCGTCGCTCTACCAACTGAGCTATCAGGGAAAAGTGATTCTAATTCAAAATTAAAAACAGCACCGTTAAATGATATTTTTAAATCTGATGTATGTCAATAGTTAAATTATATTATTTAAAATATAGTAATACCGTTATGTGGTGCCGACTAGAGGAGTTGAACCCCCGACCTTCGCATTACAAGTGCGCTGCTCTACCAACTGAGCTAAGTCGGCTCAATAAAAAACAAACATATTGTATTGTAATGAATTTTTAATAAAAAGCCAATAACAACGTATATTAATTATTTTACTATAGAAAACTGCTTGCTTTTCTCATTTTTTAATTTATCTCCATCATTATTATTTAATAATGGAAATTCCATACCTACTCCTGTTGCAGGAGAGTATATTGCTAAAACATTATTTATTGGTATAAGAATATTTTCTATTGAATCATTGAAATTAGCTTGAAACGTTATAAAGCTATTTTTTATTTGCAATTTTTCTGTTGCTTCCATACTAATATTTAGAGTAATTTCCCCATTTTTTACATATAAATGTGGAACTTTAGTATCATCGTCAGTTTTAACTAAAATATAAGGATCATAGTTATTATCTGTACACCATTCATACAAAGCTCTTATAAAATAAGGTTTAGTGGAATTTAATTGCATAATTTATCCTTTATCTACGCATGATCTTTTCTGAAGGTGTTAAAGATTCTATGTATGCTGGTCTAGAAAAAATTCTTTCTGCATACTTCTGTAATGGAGCTGCATTCTTTGATAAAGATATTTCATAGTGCTCCAATCTCCAAAGTAGTGGTGCTATTGAAATATCTAACATAGAAAAATCATCTCCTAGAAGGAATTTATTTTTTGCTAAGATCGGGGCAAGTAATGTCAATCTATCTTTAATTTTTAAACGAGCTTCAGTAACTGCAGCATTCTCATGCTTAGTACTTTTACTTTCTAATATTTTAACCTGAGAGAATAGTTCCTTTTCAAAATTATGCAAAAACAACCTAATTCTTGCCCTTGTTATAGGGTCTGCAGGCATTAACTGTGGATGTGGGAACCTTTCATCTATATATTCATTTATTATATTAGATTCATATAAAATAAGATCTCTTTCTACTAAAATAGGCACATTGCCATAGGGGTTCATTGTAAGAATATTTTCGGACTTGTTATTTATATCAACATCACGTATTTCAAAATCCATCCATTTCTCAAATAAGACAAAACGGCATCTTTGAGAGAAGGGACACGTTGTTCCCGAGTAAAGCACCATCATTTTTAAGAATTACCTTCAAGTTAGTCATTGTTATTGTTATAAATTGATATTGACAATAACATACAAATTAAATCTATATAGTATTAATACAATTACAATTGCTACTAAATAGGATTTTCTATTTCTATGTATTTTACTTTAATATGAAATGTTTTTTCTAAGGCATTTCCTAAAGCTTGTATACCATACCTTTCGGTTGCATGATGACCAGCGCATATGAAGCCGACATTTGTTTCTCTAGATATGTGAACTACTGATTCAGATATTTCTCCAGTTATATAAACATCTGCACCAATATCAATTGCTTCTTGAAACATCTTTTGACCTCCTCCTGAGCACCATACAATATTTTTTATGTTTTTTTGTGGATCTCCTATAAGTAATGAACTACGATTCAATTTGTCACTTATAACAACATTCAAATGCTCCATGTTATATAAATTTTTTAACATACCTGACCACAACATGGAGCCTTTTTTAATGTTTTTTCTTATATTGTCAAATCCAAGAAAAGAACCAAGAGTTATATTATTGCCTACCTCTGGATGATCATCCAGAGGTAGGTGATATGCAAAAACATTTAGATTATTTCTTAGACACAAATCGATGCGTTTGCGTTTTATTCCTGATATAGATAGGTTATCATTTGCCCATAGCAAACCATGATGCACTATAACGGCATCTGCTTTAGCAGCAATAGCTTTTTGTAGAAATAATTCACATGCCGTCACTCCTAAAGCTACACTATATATTTTTTCTTTTCCTTCTATTTGTAATCCATTATGACAATAATCTTTATATTTTTCAGGATCAAGCAAAGAATTTAACCAGTCTAATAAAATCTGTGATGTTATGTATTCCATTCAATATTCTTTTAAATATATAGGCAAAGCATTCATGTATCAATTTTTAATTACATGTTATTATGTTTTTATTGCCAGTGAACTATTATAACATTTTCCTATGCAAATCTCTGCCTCCAAGTATATGAAAATGTAAATGGGGAACTTCTTGTCCAGAATTAATTCCAGCATTGCTAACTATCCTAAAACCGTCTTTGCATCCATTATCTATAGCTAATTTTGGTATAATTGATATCATTCTACCCAACCATTCAGAGTCATTATTAGATATATTTTGCAACGATTCTATATGTGTTCTTGTCACTAGCAATAAGTGAAGTTTGGCAATAGGATTTTTATCGCAAAAAACTATGAATTCTTTATCCTCAAAAACTATTTTTGCTGGCAAATCTTTTTTTATAATTTTGCAAAAAATACAATCATCATTCATTAGGATCCTTTTTATCAAGACGTCTAGCTTTTTCTTCTATGCCAGATAATCCTTCTCTTCTTGCAAGTTCTTCTAAAACATCTTCTGGTCTAAGGTTATAATATGTTAGCAATACAATACAATGAAACCAGAGATCAGCTGTTTCATTTATAATAAATTTAGATTGTCCGTCTTTAGCAGCCATAACCAATTCTGTGGCTTCTTCACCTATTTTCTTAAGAAAAGAATCTGGTCCGGTTGTAAATAATTTTGCCACGTAAGAGTTATTACTAGATTTATTGCTTTCATTAGGTTTTCTAGTTTCTAGCGTATCAGCTAGTCTTGATAACACTTCTTGTTCTGTATTTGTTA
It encodes the following:
- a CDS encoding stringent starvation protein B; protein product: MQLNSTKPYFIRALYEWCTDNNYDPYILVKTDDDTKVPHLYVKNGEITLNISMEATEKLQIKNSFITFQANFNDSIENILIPINNVLAIYSPATGVGMEFPLLNNNDGDKLKNEKSKQFSIVK
- a CDS encoding glutathione S-transferase N-terminal domain-containing protein is translated as MMVLYSGTTCPFSQRCRFVLFEKWMDFEIRDVDINNKSENILTMNPYGNVPILVERDLILYESNIINEYIDERFPHPQLMPADPITRARIRLFLHNFEKELFSQVKILESKSTKHENAAVTEARLKIKDRLTLLAPILAKNKFLLGDDFSMLDISIAPLLWRLEHYEISLSKNAAPLQKYAERIFSRPAYIESLTPSEKIMRR
- a CDS encoding Nif3-like dinuclear metal center hexameric protein, producing MEYITSQILLDWLNSLLDPEKYKDYCHNGLQIEGKEKIYSVALGVTACELFLQKAIAAKADAVIVHHGLLWANDNLSISGIKRKRIDLCLRNNLNVFAYHLPLDDHPEVGNNITLGSFLGFDNIRKNIKKGSMLWSGMLKNLYNMEHLNVVISDKLNRSSLLIGDPQKNIKNIVWCSGGGQKMFQEAIDIGADVYITGEISESVVHISRETNVGFICAGHHATERYGIQALGNALEKTFHIKVKYIEIENPI
- a CDS encoding histidine triad nucleotide-binding protein; this translates as MNDDCIFCKIIKKDLPAKIVFEDKEFIVFCDKNPIAKLHLLLVTRTHIESLQNISNNDSEWLGRMISIIPKLAIDNGCKDGFRIVSNAGINSGQEVPHLHFHILGGRDLHRKML
- a CDS encoding phosphoribosyl-ATP diphosphatase, whose product is MNILTNTEQEVLSRLADTLETRKPNESNKSSNNSYVAKLFTTGPDSFLKKIGEEATELVMAAKDGQSKFIINETADLWFHCIVLLTYYNLRPEDVLEELARREGLSGIEEKARRLDKKDPNE